In the genome of Streptomyces collinus, one region contains:
- a CDS encoding DUF2283 domain-containing protein, whose amino-acid sequence MHIEYDRENDTAYVSLVAHIADGAAVRQIPVDGVGADAEVFLDVDASGRLLGIEVIGAGGALPVEVLEQSSAG is encoded by the coding sequence ATGCACATCGAGTACGACCGCGAGAACGACACCGCGTATGTCTCTCTCGTCGCACACATCGCGGACGGCGCCGCCGTCCGGCAGATCCCCGTCGACGGGGTCGGGGCGGACGCCGAGGTGTTCCTCGACGTGGACGCGTCGGGGCGGCTGCTCGGCATCGAGGTGATCGGTGCGGGTGGGGCTCTGCCGGTGGAGGTACTGGAGCAGTCCTCCGCGGGCTGA
- a CDS encoding DUF4258 domain-containing protein, which yields MHHTQDRSARRRRTHARILVACCTAGAVLLTAAGAHAGTGDDGSRASLAVQAAETVERVTGTSDLVPGTPVAGGATHAEVGDETSAARITAPATADGAVEFAYGSDVLRLTLPGSADAQATTSANGTVVYPGAGEDVDLAVQPNRDGVRALITLKDADAPTEFRFPLGLPADAETETLEDGSVLVTRGEEYLGTFDAPWAKDARGEAVPTEYRVEGGALVQTVRPGPGTAFPVVADPAWFIPLAIVAGRLLLTQGVKSISKHAAQRMAQRGISQEMVARTVKTGKKTKGKSPGTWKYTTGKIWVVINKAGNVVSVGRN from the coding sequence ATGCACCACACCCAGGACCGCTCCGCCCGACGCCGACGCACCCACGCCCGCATCCTGGTGGCGTGCTGCACCGCCGGTGCGGTGCTGCTGACCGCAGCGGGCGCGCACGCCGGGACCGGCGACGACGGCTCCCGCGCGTCCCTGGCCGTCCAGGCGGCCGAGACGGTCGAGCGCGTCACCGGAACGTCCGACCTCGTCCCCGGCACGCCCGTCGCCGGCGGAGCCACGCACGCGGAGGTCGGCGACGAGACGTCCGCCGCCCGCATCACCGCGCCGGCCACCGCCGACGGCGCCGTGGAGTTCGCCTACGGCTCCGACGTGCTGCGCCTGACCCTGCCCGGCAGCGCCGACGCGCAGGCCACGACCAGCGCCAACGGCACGGTCGTCTACCCGGGCGCGGGCGAGGACGTCGACCTGGCCGTGCAGCCCAACCGGGACGGGGTGCGCGCCCTGATCACGCTCAAGGACGCGGACGCCCCGACCGAGTTCCGGTTCCCGCTCGGCCTGCCCGCGGACGCGGAGACCGAGACCCTTGAGGACGGCTCCGTCCTGGTCACCCGCGGTGAGGAGTACCTCGGCACGTTCGACGCGCCCTGGGCGAAGGACGCGCGGGGCGAGGCCGTGCCCACCGAGTACCGCGTCGAGGGCGGGGCCCTCGTGCAGACCGTGCGGCCGGGGCCGGGCACGGCCTTCCCGGTGGTGGCGGACCCGGCGTGGTTCATCCCGCTGGCGATCGTCGCCGGGCGATTGCTGCTCACCCAGGGCGTCAAGAGCATCTCCAAGCACGCGGCCCAGCGCATGGCCCAGCGTGGCATCAGCCAGGAGATGGTCGCGCGTACGGTGAAGACCGGCAAGAAGACCAAGGGCAAGTCGCCGGGCACGTGGAAGTACACCACCGGCAAGATCTGGGTCGTGATCAACAAGGCCGGCAACGTCGTGTCCGTCGGCCGCAACTGA
- a CDS encoding response regulator: protein MIRVAVVDDEPLVRTGLRVILGSAHDITVVADCAGVGAVEAVRDGRVDVLLLDIRMPVVDGPAVLRQVAALPRPPAVAMLTTFDAREHVDEALRLGAAGFLMKNTAPEQLIDAVRALAAGRRVLAPEAVGQVIDGYLLSGRDEDAVRRVRALTGRERQVLALVGAGLSNRAIAGRLHLAHGTVKDHVSAVLAKLGGLNRVQAAVVADRADLVDTGPGR from the coding sequence GTGATACGAGTCGCGGTGGTGGACGACGAGCCACTGGTGCGCACCGGACTGCGCGTGATCCTCGGTTCGGCGCACGACATCACCGTCGTCGCCGACTGCGCCGGCGTGGGCGCGGTGGAGGCCGTACGGGACGGGCGGGTGGACGTGCTGCTGCTCGACATCCGGATGCCGGTCGTGGACGGGCCGGCCGTGCTGCGGCAGGTCGCCGCCCTCCCGCGACCCCCCGCGGTGGCGATGCTGACCACCTTCGACGCCCGTGAACACGTGGACGAGGCGCTGCGCCTGGGAGCGGCCGGGTTCCTGATGAAGAACACCGCGCCGGAGCAACTGATCGACGCCGTACGGGCGCTGGCCGCCGGCCGCCGGGTGCTGGCGCCCGAGGCGGTGGGGCAGGTGATCGACGGCTACCTGCTCTCCGGCCGTGACGAGGACGCCGTACGGCGGGTGCGGGCGCTCACCGGCCGGGAGCGGCAGGTGCTCGCCCTGGTGGGAGCCGGGCTCAGCAACCGGGCCATCGCGGGCCGGCTGCACCTGGCGCACGGCACGGTCAAGGACCATGTGAGCGCCGTGCTGGCGAAGCTGGGCGGGCTCAACCGGGTGCAGGCGGCGGTGGTCGCGGACCGGGCCGACCTCGTCGACACGGGGCCGGGGCGATGA
- a CDS encoding sensor histidine kinase, translated as MNGVSPAGEGDGRPQAPGAVRRIASGALPVLVALVDGLVVNGLTPGLGTWLALVAAGALLLRRRAPEAAVLAGLPGLYLGHIAFAPLIALYCVAVRRGHALVGVAGAAAVAVAWFLPHPAAGLSSLALDRETALLALDCCGVAAGVVVLGRSVRSRQERLRAATERRAWENQVLTERVLATERNRLAREMHDVVAHKVSLISLQAGALQVGRPGDTDVRTTARTIHELSAQTLTELRHLVGVLRTAGDPDAQGAPGTGLAGLTDLVRDSGLAVDLDVSIPPAPLPEPVERAAYRTVQEALTNIRKHAPGARARVRVRCAAGLHVEVHNTAPCRVSARPALPGGGHGLVGLRERAHLLGGDFHAAPAPDGGFTVKAVFPVGWTGPRHSAGASAT; from the coding sequence ATGAACGGGGTGTCTCCGGCCGGGGAGGGGGACGGCCGGCCCCAGGCCCCCGGCGCCGTACGGCGGATCGCCTCCGGGGCGCTTCCGGTGCTGGTCGCCCTGGTCGACGGACTGGTGGTCAACGGACTCACCCCGGGCCTCGGGACGTGGCTGGCGCTGGTCGCCGCCGGCGCGCTGCTGCTGCGGCGCCGGGCCCCCGAAGCGGCCGTGCTCGCCGGTCTGCCGGGGCTGTACCTCGGGCACATCGCCTTCGCCCCGCTGATCGCGCTCTACTGCGTCGCCGTCCGGCGCGGGCACGCCCTCGTCGGCGTGGCGGGCGCGGCGGCGGTCGCGGTGGCATGGTTCCTGCCCCACCCGGCGGCCGGGCTCTCCTCCCTCGCCCTGGACCGGGAGACCGCGCTGCTGGCCCTGGACTGCTGCGGCGTGGCGGCGGGCGTCGTCGTCCTCGGCCGGTCCGTCCGGTCGCGGCAGGAGCGCCTGCGGGCGGCGACGGAGCGGCGGGCCTGGGAGAACCAGGTCCTGACCGAACGGGTGCTGGCCACCGAACGCAACCGGCTGGCCCGGGAGATGCACGACGTCGTCGCGCACAAGGTGAGCCTGATCAGCCTCCAGGCCGGGGCGCTCCAGGTGGGCCGGCCGGGGGACACGGACGTGCGGACGACGGCCCGGACGATCCACGAACTGTCGGCCCAGACCCTCACCGAACTGCGCCACCTCGTGGGGGTGTTGCGCACGGCGGGAGACCCCGACGCGCAGGGCGCCCCGGGGACCGGACTGGCCGGCCTCACCGACCTGGTCCGTGACAGCGGCCTCGCGGTGGACCTCGATGTGTCGATCCCCCCGGCCCCGCTGCCCGAGCCGGTCGAACGCGCCGCGTACCGCACGGTGCAGGAGGCGCTGACCAACATCCGCAAGCACGCCCCGGGCGCGCGGGCACGGGTGCGGGTGCGCTGCGCGGCCGGCCTGCACGTCGAGGTGCACAACACCGCCCCCTGCCGCGTCAGCGCCCGGCCGGCCCTCCCCGGCGGCGGCCACGGCCTGGTGGGCCTGCGCGAACGGGCCCACCTGCTGGGCGGCGACTTCCACGCGGCCCCCGCGCCCGACGGCGGCTTCACGGTGAAGGCGGTCTTCCCGGTGGGATGGACGGGCCCGCGTCATTCCGCCGGGGCGTCCGCGACGTGA
- a CDS encoding serpin family protein — protein MRSMHTAVRAANRLTARWASEVRAGTVFSAAGVWPLLALLADGAAGAAREELEEALGLPARQAGSAAREFLAVLTGIDGLSCALGLWTARCVELREEWAAGLPVGAHGVLTGDPGADGRALDAWAAERTGGAIGRVRVEPTPDTSLVVASALVLGADWEVPFEGHFGSWLGRHDRAGLVREVPDLDGVAVARTGAGAVTRVVVRGVSRVDVHLLLGTERMGPGEVLGAGTGLVSGALDAVPGSRLPEGEAGPGLYVFKRRTHTPEPPSLSLFTVEFTLRTEHDLLASRDLFGLTTAARDTPGAAPFPGVSRTPLVLDRARQSMTATFGAEGFRAAAVTTFAAVYQGRSPEEPPYETTRAMACFDRPFGLLTVHRESGLVLAAGWVVDPAPLAGDEGGHVADAPAE, from the coding sequence ATGCGGTCGATGCACACGGCGGTACGGGCGGCGAACCGGTTGACGGCCCGCTGGGCCTCGGAGGTCCGTGCGGGCACGGTGTTCTCGGCGGCGGGGGTCTGGCCGCTGCTGGCGCTCCTCGCGGACGGGGCGGCGGGCGCGGCCCGCGAGGAGCTGGAGGAGGCGCTGGGCCTGCCGGCCCGTCAGGCGGGCTCGGCGGCGCGGGAGTTCCTTGCGGTGCTGACCGGGATCGACGGCCTGTCCTGCGCCCTGGGGCTGTGGACCGCGCGGTGCGTGGAGCTGCGCGAGGAGTGGGCGGCGGGGTTGCCGGTGGGGGCGCACGGGGTCCTCACGGGGGATCCGGGGGCGGACGGGCGGGCGCTGGACGCGTGGGCCGCCGAGCGGACCGGTGGGGCGATCGGGCGGGTGCGGGTGGAGCCGACGCCGGACACGTCACTGGTGGTGGCGAGTGCGCTGGTCCTGGGGGCGGACTGGGAGGTGCCGTTCGAGGGGCATTTCGGCAGCTGGCTGGGCCGCCACGACCGGGCGGGGCTCGTGCGGGAGGTCCCGGACCTCGACGGCGTCGCCGTGGCCCGCACCGGAGCGGGAGCCGTCACGCGGGTGGTGGTGCGCGGCGTGAGCAGGGTCGACGTCCATCTGCTGCTGGGCACGGAGCGGATGGGGCCGGGCGAGGTGCTGGGCGCCGGGACGGGCCTTGTGTCCGGCGCGCTGGACGCGGTGCCGGGAAGCCGGCTGCCGGAGGGTGAGGCCGGCCCGGGGCTGTACGTCTTCAAGCGGCGCACCCACACGCCCGAACCGCCGTCGCTGTCGCTGTTCACCGTGGAGTTCACCCTGCGGACCGAGCACGACCTGCTGGCCTCGCGCGACCTCTTCGGTCTGACCACGGCCGCCCGCGACACCCCGGGCGCCGCGCCCTTCCCCGGCGTGAGCCGCACGCCGCTCGTCCTGGACCGCGCGCGGCAGAGCATGACGGCCACGTTCGGCGCCGAGGGTTTCAGGGCGGCGGCGGTGACGACGTTCGCCGCGGTCTACCAGGGCCGGTCGCCGGAGGAGCCGCCGTACGAGACGACCCGGGCGATGGCCTGTTTCGACCGTCCCTTCGGGCTTCTGACGGTCCACCGTGAGAGCGGGCTGGTCCTCGCGGCGGGGTGGGTCGTCGATCCCGCGCCGCTCGCGGGGGACGAGGGCGGTCACGTCGCGGACGCCCCGGCGGAATGA
- a CDS encoding DUF4190 domain-containing protein — protein sequence MSTPPPPGNQPPPGLCGPPPANGPRTYGPYGPAGRPYGTPVSVNALAVAALVFGVLCFLPAAGLVLGLVALRQIRRSGQSGRGMAIAGSVLSSAGIVLWAVVLTTGAASEVWEGFKDGARGNESLSLAKGDCFDAPGGLEGDTYDVDRVPCEGRHDGEVFAVVTLPGGAFPGDARITGIADEKCYALQGRYAMDTWAMPADVDVYYLLPSRESWRFGDRAITCLFGNTEAGIKLTGSLRGDPTTLDTDQAAFLSTANALDAALYEEPENTPDDDLTAHRAWAGRVHDVLGEQTEALRGHTWPAGARKPVAGLVEDLEDAREEWRKASTAGDAGTYYTHYDKAYGFVDGRATVTARKALGLAATPPVPGEDESRDPEAQV from the coding sequence GTGTCGACGCCCCCGCCCCCCGGGAACCAGCCGCCCCCGGGCCTCTGCGGCCCGCCCCCGGCCAACGGGCCGCGGACATACGGCCCGTACGGCCCCGCCGGGCGTCCGTACGGCACCCCGGTCTCCGTCAACGCCCTGGCCGTCGCCGCCCTCGTGTTCGGCGTGCTCTGCTTCCTGCCCGCCGCCGGGCTCGTGCTGGGCCTGGTCGCGCTGCGGCAGATCCGGCGGTCCGGGCAGAGCGGCCGGGGCATGGCGATCGCCGGGTCGGTGCTGTCGTCCGCCGGAATCGTGCTGTGGGCGGTCGTGCTGACCACGGGAGCCGCGTCCGAGGTCTGGGAGGGCTTCAAGGACGGCGCGCGGGGCAACGAGAGCCTCTCGCTGGCCAAGGGCGACTGCTTCGACGCGCCCGGCGGGCTGGAGGGCGACACCTACGACGTCGACCGGGTGCCGTGCGAGGGCCGGCACGACGGCGAGGTGTTCGCGGTCGTCACGCTGCCGGGCGGCGCCTTCCCCGGTGACGCGAGGATCACCGGCATCGCCGACGAGAAGTGCTACGCCCTCCAGGGCCGGTACGCCATGGACACCTGGGCCATGCCGGCCGATGTCGACGTGTACTACCTGCTGCCGTCCCGGGAGAGCTGGCGCTTCGGCGACCGCGCGATCACCTGCCTCTTCGGCAACACCGAGGCCGGGATCAAGCTGACCGGCTCCCTGCGCGGCGATCCCACCACGCTCGACACCGACCAGGCCGCCTTCCTGTCGACGGCCAACGCCCTCGACGCGGCACTCTACGAGGAGCCGGAGAACACCCCCGACGACGACCTCACCGCCCACCGGGCCTGGGCCGGCCGGGTCCACGACGTGCTCGGCGAGCAGACCGAGGCGCTGCGCGGACACACCTGGCCGGCCGGTGCCCGCAAGCCCGTCGCCGGTCTGGTCGAGGACCTGGAGGACGCCCGGGAGGAGTGGCGGAAGGCGAGCACCGCCGGTGACGCCGGCACGTACTACACGCACTACGACAAGGCGTACGGCTTCGTGGACGGCCGGGCGACCGTCACGGCGCGCAAGGCCCTCGGGCTGGCGGCGACCCCGCCGGTCCCTGGGGAGGACGAGAGCCGGGACCCCGAAGCACAGGTGTGA
- a CDS encoding GntR family transcriptional regulator, translating into MTFGEQPAYLRVAGDLRQKIVDGQLPPHTRLPSQARIRQEYGVSDTVALEARKVLMAEGLVEGRSGSGTYVRERPVPRRISRSGYRPTGGATPFRQEQADGEGRGTWESSSEQSEASVAVAERLGIEPGERVMCTRYLYREGGEAMMLSMSWEPLAVTGRTPVMLPEEGPVGGMGVVERMRAIDVIVDNVTEEVGARPGLAEELLVLGGVPGHVVLVVQRTFYASGRPVETADVVIPADRYRVAYHLPVK; encoded by the coding sequence GTGACATTCGGTGAGCAGCCGGCGTACCTGCGCGTCGCGGGTGATCTCCGCCAGAAGATCGTCGACGGTCAGCTGCCACCGCACACCCGCCTGCCCTCCCAGGCCAGAATCCGCCAGGAGTACGGGGTCTCGGACACCGTCGCGCTGGAGGCCCGCAAGGTGCTCATGGCGGAAGGCCTGGTCGAGGGCCGCTCCGGCTCGGGGACGTATGTGCGCGAGCGGCCCGTGCCCCGGCGCATCTCCCGCTCCGGCTACCGCCCGACGGGCGGGGCCACCCCGTTCCGCCAGGAGCAGGCCGACGGCGAGGGCCGCGGCACCTGGGAGTCCAGCAGCGAGCAGTCCGAGGCGAGTGTCGCGGTCGCCGAGCGGCTGGGCATCGAACCGGGCGAGCGGGTCATGTGCACGCGGTACCTCTACCGCGAGGGCGGTGAGGCGATGATGCTCTCCATGTCCTGGGAGCCCCTCGCCGTGACGGGCCGTACGCCCGTGATGCTGCCGGAGGAGGGGCCGGTCGGCGGCATGGGCGTCGTCGAGCGCATGCGCGCCATCGACGTGATCGTGGACAACGTCACGGAGGAGGTCGGCGCCCGGCCGGGCCTCGCCGAGGAACTGCTCGTCCTGGGCGGTGTCCCGGGGCATGTGGTCCTGGTCGTCCAGCGCACGTTCTACGCCTCCGGCCGCCCGGTCGAGACGGCCGACGTGGTCATCCCGGCCGACCGGTACCGGGTCGCCTACCACCTTCCGGTCAAGTAG
- a CDS encoding SPOR domain-containing protein — translation MNDSTVTLPWLVIREDDNGNRYRVGRYATRAEAQKIADSLDGRGHKQLYWVERLGQNGPAVAHD, via the coding sequence ATGAACGACAGCACGGTCACTCTTCCCTGGCTCGTGATACGAGAGGACGACAACGGCAACCGCTACCGAGTGGGCCGGTACGCGACCCGGGCCGAGGCCCAGAAGATCGCGGACAGCCTCGACGGTCGCGGCCACAAGCAGCTCTACTGGGTCGAGCGGCTCGGTCAGAACGGGCCGGCCGTGGCGCACGACTGA
- a CDS encoding (deoxy)nucleoside triphosphate pyrophosphohydrolase, with the protein MSERIVVGAALFEDGRLLAARRSAPAELAGRWELPGGKVEPGETADAALARELREELGVDAEVDGRVPGEWPLRAPYVLHVWTARLRPGSAPPEPLQDHDELRWLGPGEIWDVPWLDQDVPAVRQALAHLGFVEGLAPGGPGPDVQEGPGA; encoded by the coding sequence ATGAGTGAGCGGATCGTCGTAGGGGCCGCGCTGTTCGAGGACGGGCGGCTGCTGGCCGCCCGGCGAAGTGCGCCCGCCGAGCTGGCCGGGCGCTGGGAGCTGCCCGGCGGCAAGGTCGAGCCCGGGGAGACGGCCGACGCCGCACTCGCGCGGGAACTGCGCGAGGAACTCGGCGTCGACGCCGAGGTGGACGGCCGCGTCCCGGGGGAGTGGCCCCTCAGGGCGCCGTACGTCCTGCACGTGTGGACCGCCCGGCTGCGGCCCGGCTCCGCACCCCCCGAGCCCCTCCAGGACCACGACGAACTGCGCTGGCTCGGCCCCGGCGAGATCTGGGACGTGCCCTGGCTCGACCAGGACGTCCCGGCCGTACGGCAGGCGCTCGCCCACCTGGGGTTCGTCGAGGGCCTCGCCCCCGGCGGTCCCGGCCCGGACGTGCAGGAAGGGCCCGGCGCCTGA
- a CDS encoding ATP-binding protein has product MNLDMGGAPAWEVIGVIDTEGDCAEWAFPAEPGAVRTARQAVRGQLRDWGLDSLADLAALLVSELVTNALRHATGPIGVRLVRPSDLGAVLLVEVSDPLPDPPRERAARLDDESGRGLHLVASSSRRWGTRPGVSGKTVWFELAVPE; this is encoded by the coding sequence ATGAATTTGGACATGGGCGGGGCTCCTGCCTGGGAAGTGATCGGCGTGATCGACACCGAAGGTGACTGCGCCGAGTGGGCTTTTCCCGCCGAACCGGGCGCCGTACGCACCGCCCGCCAGGCCGTGCGCGGCCAGCTCCGCGACTGGGGTCTCGACAGCCTCGCGGACCTCGCGGCACTGCTGGTCAGCGAGTTGGTCACCAACGCCCTGCGGCACGCCACGGGCCCCATCGGGGTCCGCCTGGTCCGCCCCTCCGACCTGGGCGCCGTCCTCCTGGTCGAGGTCTCCGACCCGCTGCCGGACCCGCCCCGCGAGCGGGCCGCCAGACTCGATGACGAGAGCGGCCGCGGACTGCACCTGGTGGCCTCCTCCTCCCGCCGGTGGGGCACCCGGCCCGGCGTCTCGGGCAAGACGGTGTGGTTCGAACTCGCGGTGCCGGAGTGA
- a CDS encoding SpoIIE family protein phosphatase — MSEIPAKATESEDPSEGARARAADGLASAVGGALAADGVPQGDGMWQSSPPGSIYDYIKVASFSIGPDGLVEQWSLRAEHLFGIPADRAVGMDPIEAFIDPRHRERGMRKMAEILDGREWTGVVPFRMPRGVEGECGHEGLAEVYVMPTRTEEGEKAAVCIVVDVRTLRSIETDLAASQAIFSQSPFGFLLIDPDLRVRRVNQRFASIFGGTPDDHRGKGVHDYLQRGEADRVAATLRRVLETGSSITDMHVTGFVPGSDERRHWSVNLYRVHSGSGRPIGIAWLGIDITARRAAAREAAAARRNLALLNEAGARIGNSLDLETTARQLLDVVVPGFCDLATVDLYQGLLAGDETPPGLADGSAELRRVAFASAVSDAPFAGTGVPVAVGAVHHYPFNSSCADALRTARPQTVPGEDGGLVQSTLAVPMVAHDTVVGLAQFARTKGSEPFGDRDRDLAVELAARAAVCIDNARLYRREHERALILQRSLLPPGDPEASGLDIACRYLPGSVNTGRPSEVGGDWFDVIELPGHRTALVVGDVMGRGLRAAVAMGELRTAVRTLAQLDLEPAEVLSQLDEIARGLGAPGGVQQATRAARRPREADLSEVYLATCVYAVYDSVTRRCTFANAGHLPPVLVEPGEPALMLDVPPGMPLGVGGEPFEEVEVELPEGALLALYTDGLVESRDHPLDEGLQAFVSALSDPTQPLEDVCDHVLNTLDTHHGEDDIALLMARVQGLPTDSVGDWTLPREPRSVGRAREYARAQLLAWDMEPLVDTTELLVSELVTNALRYGEGEIRLRLLLDRTLVCEVWDSGLVQPRRRRARDTDEGGRGLQLVGLLSAAWGSRRTPRGKTVWFELPLPGGDTSLTDPAEALLSLF; from the coding sequence GTGAGCGAGATACCAGCGAAGGCCACGGAGTCCGAGGACCCGTCGGAGGGCGCGAGGGCGAGGGCTGCCGACGGCCTGGCCTCCGCGGTGGGAGGTGCGCTCGCGGCCGACGGGGTCCCGCAGGGGGACGGCATGTGGCAGAGCAGTCCCCCCGGATCCATCTACGACTACATCAAGGTCGCGTCCTTCTCCATCGGCCCCGACGGACTGGTCGAGCAGTGGAGCCTGCGCGCCGAGCACCTCTTCGGCATCCCCGCCGACCGCGCCGTCGGCATGGACCCCATCGAGGCGTTCATCGACCCGCGCCACCGCGAGCGCGGCATGCGCAAGATGGCCGAGATCCTCGACGGCCGCGAGTGGACCGGCGTGGTGCCCTTCCGGATGCCGAGGGGCGTCGAGGGGGAGTGCGGCCACGAGGGGCTCGCCGAGGTGTACGTCATGCCGACGCGTACCGAGGAGGGCGAGAAGGCCGCCGTCTGCATCGTCGTCGACGTGCGCACGCTGCGCAGCATCGAGACCGACCTCGCCGCCTCGCAGGCCATTTTCAGTCAATCCCCGTTCGGTTTCCTGCTGATCGACCCCGATCTGCGGGTCCGCCGCGTCAACCAGCGGTTCGCCTCCATCTTCGGCGGCACGCCCGACGACCACCGCGGCAAGGGCGTCCACGACTACCTCCAGCGCGGCGAGGCCGACCGGGTCGCCGCCACCCTGCGGCGGGTGCTGGAGACCGGCAGCTCCATCACCGACATGCACGTCACGGGCTTCGTGCCGGGCTCCGACGAGCGCCGCCACTGGTCCGTCAACCTCTATCGCGTGCACAGCGGTTCGGGCCGCCCCATCGGCATCGCCTGGCTCGGCATCGACATCACCGCCCGCCGCGCCGCCGCCCGCGAGGCCGCCGCCGCCCGGCGCAACCTCGCCCTGCTGAACGAGGCCGGCGCCCGCATCGGCAATTCCCTCGACCTGGAGACCACGGCACGGCAACTCCTCGACGTCGTCGTCCCCGGGTTCTGCGACCTGGCCACGGTCGACCTCTACCAGGGCCTGCTGGCCGGCGACGAGACCCCGCCCGGCCTCGCCGACGGCAGCGCCGAGCTGCGCCGGGTCGCCTTCGCCAGCGCCGTCTCCGACGCGCCCTTCGCCGGCACCGGCGTGCCCGTCGCGGTGGGGGCCGTCCACCACTACCCGTTCAACTCGTCCTGCGCGGACGCCCTGCGCACGGCCCGTCCGCAGACCGTCCCGGGCGAGGACGGCGGGCTGGTGCAGTCCACGCTCGCGGTGCCGATGGTCGCCCACGACACGGTCGTCGGGCTGGCGCAGTTCGCCCGGACGAAGGGCAGCGAGCCGTTCGGCGACCGGGACCGCGACCTCGCCGTGGAACTGGCCGCGCGGGCCGCCGTCTGCATCGACAACGCACGCCTCTACCGCCGTGAGCACGAACGCGCGTTGATACTGCAACGGTCCCTGCTCCCGCCCGGCGACCCGGAGGCCTCCGGTCTCGACATCGCCTGCCGCTACCTGCCCGGCAGCGTCAACACCGGCCGGCCCAGCGAGGTCGGCGGCGACTGGTTCGACGTCATCGAACTGCCCGGGCACCGCACCGCGCTGGTCGTCGGCGACGTCATGGGCCGCGGGCTGCGCGCCGCCGTCGCCATGGGCGAACTCCGCACGGCGGTCCGCACCCTGGCCCAGCTCGACCTGGAACCGGCCGAGGTGCTCTCCCAGCTGGACGAGATCGCCCGCGGCCTCGGCGCCCCCGGCGGGGTGCAGCAGGCGACCCGGGCGGCCCGCCGCCCCCGCGAGGCGGACCTGTCGGAGGTGTACCTCGCCACCTGCGTCTACGCCGTCTACGACTCCGTCACCCGGCGCTGCACCTTCGCCAACGCGGGACATCTGCCACCCGTCCTGGTCGAGCCGGGCGAGCCGGCGCTGATGCTCGACGTGCCGCCGGGCATGCCGCTCGGCGTCGGCGGGGAGCCCTTCGAAGAGGTCGAGGTCGAACTGCCCGAAGGCGCCCTGCTCGCGCTCTACACGGACGGCCTGGTCGAAAGCCGCGACCACCCCCTGGACGAAGGGCTCCAGGCCTTCGTCAGCGCGCTCTCCGACCCGACCCAGCCGCTGGAGGACGTCTGCGACCACGTCCTCAACACCCTCGACACCCACCACGGCGAGGACGACATCGCGCTGCTGATGGCACGTGTACAGGGACTGCCCACGGATTCCGTCGGCGACTGGACCCTGCCGCGCGAGCCGCGCAGCGTGGGCCGGGCCCGCGAGTACGCCCGCGCCCAGCTGCTCGCCTGGGACATGGAACCCCTGGTCGACACCACGGAACTGCTGGTCAGCGAACTGGTCACCAACGCCCTGCGCTACGGCGAGGGCGAGATCCGGCTGCGCCTCCTGCTCGACCGCACCCTGGTCTGCGAGGTCTGGGACTCCGGCCTGGTCCAGCCCCGCCGGCGCCGCGCCCGCGACACCGACGAGGGTGGCCGCGGCCTCCAGCTGGTCGGCCTCCTCAGCGCCGCGTGGGGCTCCCGCCGCACGCCCCGGGGCAAGACGGTGTGGTTCGAACTGCCCCTGCCCGGAGGCGACACGAGCCTGACAGATCCGGCGGAGGCGTTGCTGAGCCTGTTCTGA